The Arachis hypogaea cultivar Tifrunner chromosome 16, arahy.Tifrunner.gnm2.J5K5, whole genome shotgun sequence genome contains a region encoding:
- the LOC140180241 gene encoding uncharacterized protein — protein MINGGFAGGGISNSSRKRHLKEIYHVGEGNRSPDLPTISFTKEDTTGIIPGHDDPVVITIVLANANLHRTLVDQGSSADILFKPVFDKLRLQEKELGAYPNSLFGLEEAPIQPLEYIPLHTTFGKGTRSRTLSIDYIVVDVNPAYNALIGRTTLNQLAAVVSTLHLCMKFPTPEGIATIKGDQKLTQRCYNESLNLKGDSRGKEANTIELGETRAHEEFHPQPEGDTEEIQIGDTSDKTTSIGANLKEDLKELLTKFLKNNSDLFAWKAADMPVIDPDLMCHKLAVYPGSRPVQQKHRKLGPERLQVVEEQV, from the coding sequence ATGATCaacggaggattcgcaggaggagggatctcaaaTTCGTCCCGTAAAAGGCacctcaaagaaatataccatgttGGAGAGGGGAACAggtcacccgacctccccactatctcTTTCACAAAAGAAGACACCACGGGCATCATTCCTGGACATGATGACCCTGTGGTCATTACCATTGTGTTGGCTAATGCCAACCTCCACCGAACACTAGTTGACCAAGGAAGTTCTGCAGATATCCTATTTAAACCCGTCTTTGACAAGCTCAGACTACAAGAAAAGGAGCTCGGGGCATATCccaacagcctgttcggactggaaGAAGCCCCGATCCAGCCACTCGAATACATACCACTGcacacgacctttggaaaaggaacccGGTCTAGAACGCTgagcatagactacattgtggttgaTGTGAATCCCGCCTACAACGCCCTTATAGGTCGGACTACCCTAAATCAGCTCGCCGCAGTAGTCTCCACTCtgcacctatgcatgaagttcccaactccagaagggataGCCACCATCAAAGGAGATCAAAAGCTTACGCAACGCTGCTATAACGAAAGCCTGAACCTAAAAGGCGACTCCAGAGGAAAGGAAGCTAATACCATCGAACTAGGGGAAACCCGGGCCCATGAAGAATTTCATCCCCAACCAGAAGGCGATACCGAAGAAATCCAAATCGGAGACACTAGCGATAAAACAACAAGCATAGGGGCAAACCTAAAAGAGGACTTAAAGGAACTACTAACAAAGTTCCTAAAGAACaattctgacctcttcgcatggaaagccgcggaCATGCCCGTCATAGATCCCGatctaatgtgccacaaactggcggTATACCCCGGATCTCGACCAGTACAACAGAAGCACAGAAAGCTCGGCCCAGAAAGGTTGCAagttgtggaagaacaagtatag